In Vitis riparia cultivar Riparia Gloire de Montpellier isolate 1030 chromosome 19, EGFV_Vit.rip_1.0, whole genome shotgun sequence, the following proteins share a genomic window:
- the LOC117908310 gene encoding transcription factor JUNGBRUNNEN 1-like — MDATMDDEQVVLPGFRFHPTDEELVSFYLRRKIEKKPISFELIKQMDIYKYDPWDLPTNSSVTDKEWYFFCKRGRKYRNSIRPNRVTGSGFWKATGIDKPIYSVQGRGHDCVGLKKSLVYYRGSAGKGTKTDWMMHEFRLPADQKNTTPHNATTADEEVEIWTLCRIFKQNVSYRKSTPDWRETSAKRKPTNSRPKTGIMDSENWEGYISFGAPEALDNEKKLFVGHNMNERNQFHVVSEPESCFSVLSEEAREFFTNRNWDEILSAMDYDFDPYHF, encoded by the exons ATGGATGCTACCATGGATGATGAACAAGTTGTGCTTCCAGGGTTTCGGTTTCATCCCACAGATGAAGAACTCGTTTCATTTTATCTTCGGAGAAAGATAGAGAAAAAGCCCATTAGTTTTGAACTCATCAAACAGATGGATATTTACAAATACGATCCCTGGGATCTTCCAA CGAATAGTAGTGTTACAGACAAGGAGTGgtatttcttttgcaaaagaGGGAGAAAGTACAGGAATAGCATACGACCCAATAGAGTTACGGGGTCCGGATTTTGGAAAGCAACAGGCATAGACAAGCCGATATATTCAGTTCAAGGACGAGGACATGACTGCGTTGGACTCAAGAAATCATTAGTATACTACCGTGGAAGTGCAGGAAAAGGCACCAAAACTGATTGGATGATGCATGAGTTTCGTCTCCCTGCAGACCAGAAAAATACTACTCCTCACAATGCCACGACTGCTGATGAAGAAGTT GAAATATGGACGCTTTGTCGGATTTTTAAGCAAAATGTGTCATACAGAAAGTCGACACCAGATTGGAGAGAAACATCTGCAAAACGCAAGCCAACAAATTCAAGGCCTAAAACAGGCATTATGGATTCAGAAAATTGGGAAGGCTACATAAGTTTTGGAGCTCCAGAGGCTCTTGATAACGAGAAGAAGCTTTTTGTTGGTCACAATATGAATGAAAGAAACCAGTTCCATGTGGTTTCAGAGCCAGAGTCATGCTTTAGTGTTTTGAGTGAGGAAGCTAGGGAGTTCTTTACAAATAGGAATTGGGATGAGATCTTATCAGCCATGGACTATGATTTTGATCCATATCATTTTTAA
- the LOC117909532 gene encoding transcription factor JUNGBRUNNEN 1-like, giving the protein MDATMDDEQVVLPGFRFHPTDEELVSFYLRRKIEKKPISFELIKQTDIYKYDPWDLPKNSSVTDKEWYFFCKRGRKYRNSIRPNRVTGSGFWKATGIDKPIYSVQGRAHDCIGLKKTLVYYRGSAGKGTKTDWMMHEFRLPADQKNTTPHNATAADEEVEIWTLCRIFKRNVSHRKSTPDWRETSAKRKPTNSRPKTGNMDSENWEGYISFGAPEALDNEKKLFVGHNMNERNQFHVVSEPESCSSVLSDEAREFLVHGNWDEIVSAMDSAFDPYYF; this is encoded by the exons ATGGATGCTACCATGGATGATGAACAAGTTGTGCTTCCAGGGTTTCGGTTTCATCCCACAGATGAAGAACTCGTTTCATTTTATCTTCGGAGAAAGATAGAGAAAAAGCCCATCAGTTTTGAACTCATCAAACAGACGGATATCTACAAATACGATCCCTGGGATCTTCCAA AGAATAGTAGTGTTACAGACAAGGAGTGgtatttcttttgcaaaagaGGGAGAAAGTATAGGAATAGCATACGACCCAATAGAGTTACGGGGTCCGGATTTTGGAAAGCAACAGGCATAGACAAGCCCATATATTCTGTTCAAGGACGAGCACATGATTGCATTGGACTCAAGAAAACATTAGTATACTACCGTGGAAGTGCAGGAAAAGGCACCAAAACTGATTGGATGATGCATGAGTTTCGTCTCCCTGCAGACCAGAAAAATACTACTCCTCACAATGCCACGGCTGCTGATGAAGAAGTT GAAATATGGACGCTTTGTCGGATTTTTAAGCGAAATGTGTCACACAGAAAGTCGACACCAGATTGGAGAGAAACATCTGCAAAACGCAAGCCAACAAATTCAAGGCCTAAAACAGGCAATATGGATTCAGAAAATTGGGAAGGTTACATAAGTTTTGGAGCTCCGGAGGCTCTGGATAACGAGAAGAAGCTTTTTGTTGGTCACAATATGAATGAAAGAAACCAGTTCCATGTGGTTTCAGAGCCAGAGTCATGCTCAAGTGTTTTGAGTGATGAGGCTAGGGAGTTCTTAGTACATGGCAACTGGGATGAGATTGTCTCAGCCATGGACTCTGCTTTTgatccttattatttttaa
- the LOC117909665 gene encoding transcription factor JUNGBRUNNEN 1-like produces MSSVDTVKDDDLPGFRFHPTDEELVSFYLRRKIEKQLISLEFIKQIDIYKYDPWDLAKNNNTVTDNEWYFFCKRGRKYRNSVRPNRVTGSGFWKATGIDKPIYSAEGQGHGRIGLKKSLVYYRGSAGKGTKTEWMMHEFRLPADQKNAQAADEEVEIWTLCRILKRNMSSRSARPGWRDASAKRNPTNTRPKTCTVDSENREGYTTFGAPVGAHNEKKPVHGHNVEERNQLHVGSEPESCSSVLGNEAREFFTHGNWDEIVSAMENAFDPNHP; encoded by the exons ATGAGTAGTGTGGATACAGTTAAGGATGATGATCTTCCTGGATTTCGGTTTCATCCCACAGATGAAGAACTTGTTTCCTTTTATCTTCGTCGGAAGATCGAGAAGCAGCTAATCAGTCTTGAATTCATCAAGCAGATTGACATCTACAAATATGACCCCTGGGATCTTGCAA AAAATAACAATACTGTTACAGACAACGAGTGGTACTTCTTTTGCAAAAGAGGGAGAAAGTATAGGAATAGCGTAAGACCGAATAGAGTCACGGGGTCAGGATTTTGGAAGGCAACAGGCATAGACAAGCCAATATATTCAGCTGAAGGACAAGGCCATGGCCGCATTGGACTCAAGAAATCACTAGTATACTACCGCGGAAGTGCAGGAAAAGGAACCAAAACTGAATGGATGATGCATGAATTTCGCCTCCCAGCAGACCAAAAAAATGCCCAGGCTGCTGATGAAGAAGTT GAAATATGGACACTATGTAGAATTTTGAAGAGAAATATGTCAAGTAGGAGTGCGAGACCGGGTTGGAGAGATGCATCTGCAAAACGCAATCCAACGAATACCAGACCTAAAACATGCACTGTGGATTCGGAAAACCGGGAAGGTTACACTACTTTTGGAGCTCCGGTGGGTGCTCATAATGAGAAGAAGCCTGTTCATGGTCATAATGTAGAAGAAAGGAATCAGTTGCATGTAGGTTCAGAGCCAGAGTCATGCTCAAGTGTTTTGGGTAATGAGGCTAGGGAATTCTTCACACATGGAAACTGGGATGAGATAGTATCAGCCATGGAGAATGCTTTCGATCCAAATCATCCGTAA